From a region of the Aulosira sp. FACHB-615 genome:
- a CDS encoding KTSC domain-containing protein → MKLSKIDLSSLVGIAHSDGYLQLLLDRGDELEFLEIPAPVQAYEGLQHLNEIVAETLTLPVLEEPIAMLPVNSSMAIAVGYSDSDRILQVEFQNGAVYQYAEVEPETWEDLHDADSVGEFFNQEIKGRYFSERVD, encoded by the coding sequence ATGAAGCTATCGAAAATAGACTTAAGCAGTTTAGTAGGGATTGCTCATTCTGACGGATACTTGCAATTATTACTAGATAGAGGTGATGAACTAGAATTTTTAGAAATTCCTGCACCAGTGCAAGCTTATGAAGGGTTGCAACACCTAAATGAGATTGTGGCAGAAACACTCACCTTACCTGTGCTAGAAGAACCGATTGCGATGCTACCAGTCAATTCATCAATGGCGATCGCAGTGGGATATAGTGACAGCGATCGCATCTTACAAGTAGAATTTCAAAACGGTGCAGTTTATCAATATGCGGAAGTAGAGCCAGAAACGTGGGAAGATTTACACGATGCTGACTCTGTTGGTGAGTTTTTCAATCAAGAAATTAAAGGGCGATATTTTTCAGAACGGGTAGACTAG
- a CDS encoding HetP family heterocyst commitment protein, with product MYQLDNLRNAKPINTEQVEQIIKAIIAGKYSWACVLMLRFSGYNPIDYIPYRTYIRLLKNNYLLHGAKPKETNASEQKIGVFDIKSNWVRS from the coding sequence ATGTATCAACTAGATAACCTACGAAATGCCAAGCCAATTAATACAGAACAAGTTGAACAAATTATTAAAGCGATTATTGCAGGTAAATACTCTTGGGCATGTGTTTTAATGCTGAGGTTTTCTGGTTATAACCCCATAGATTACATTCCCTACCGTACCTATATTCGTCTCCTCAAAAATAACTACCTACTCCACGGCGCAAAGCCAAAAGAAACTAACGCTTCTGAACAGAAAATAGGCGTTTTTGACATCAAATCAAATTGGGTACGCTCTTAA
- the trpC gene encoding indole-3-glycerol phosphate synthase TrpC, with product MIYPMTTVNPHLQPMLREIVWQKKQEVAQIQQHMSLASLQRQLTAAPTIRDFFTALQQNPYKPSLIAEIQKASPGYGMIRADFDAIAIAKAYERAGAACISVFTERTFFQGSFESLRMIRHKVSVPLLCKEFIIDPCQIYLARAAGADAVLLIAAILTDRQLQDFQRIIHYLGMSALIEVHTLAELDRVLQLDDVRLIGINNQSLADFTVDIGTTQRLLAARRSQIQNLGAIVVSESGLYTHADLSLMAAAGTNAVLIGESLIKETDIEQAVRRLLNSDASTFQ from the coding sequence ATGATTTATCCGATGACTACTGTGAATCCTCATCTCCAGCCTATGTTAAGAGAAATTGTGTGGCAGAAAAAGCAAGAAGTAGCACAGATTCAACAACACATGTCTTTAGCTTCTTTGCAACGTCAGTTAACAGCTGCACCCACCATCCGAGATTTTTTCACAGCCTTACAACAAAACCCTTATAAACCTAGTTTAATTGCAGAAATTCAAAAAGCATCTCCTGGTTATGGGATGATTCGCGCAGACTTTGATGCTATTGCGATCGCCAAAGCTTACGAACGTGCTGGTGCAGCTTGTATTTCTGTCTTTACCGAACGGACATTTTTTCAAGGTAGTTTTGAAAGTTTGCGGATGATTCGCCACAAAGTATCAGTACCACTGCTTTGTAAAGAGTTTATTATTGATCCCTGCCAAATTTATTTAGCACGCGCCGCAGGTGCAGATGCAGTTCTACTCATAGCCGCAATTCTCACAGATAGACAACTGCAAGATTTTCAACGCATTATTCATTATTTGGGGATGAGTGCCTTAATAGAAGTGCATACCTTAGCTGAACTGGATCGAGTCTTGCAGCTAGATGATGTCCGCTTAATTGGCATTAACAACCAAAGTTTAGCAGACTTTACCGTTGATATCGGCACAACTCAGAGATTACTAGCTGCTAGGCGATCGCAAATTCAAAACTTGGGTGCGATCGTCGTCAGTGAATCAGGACTTTACACCCACGCTGACTTATCCCTGATGGCGGCGGCTGGTACCAACGCCGTTTTAATCGGTGAATCTTTAATCAAAGAAACAGATATAGAACAAGCTGTCCGCCGTTTACTTAACAGCGATGCTTCAACATTTCAATAG
- a CDS encoding HAD family hydrolase gives MLRLFTDFDGPIVDVSERYYRVYQYCLEKTQRPGQAVRQLSKAEFWQQKRARIPEKQIALTSGLDEAQAQEFSQLRRKTVHTEPYFDYDTLVPGAVEALAKIQAAGVDLAVMTMRRVWELDFAFQKFDLGRFFPENRRYCLSNDYIKTRDIEDKPLLMAKALKELSFVSDTWMVGDTEADITAAKTHNIKVMAVESGIRDRAQLELYRPDLIVPNLSSAVALILEKSTLTLR, from the coding sequence ATGCTAAGACTATTTACCGACTTCGACGGCCCCATTGTTGATGTTTCTGAACGGTACTATCGTGTTTATCAATATTGTTTAGAAAAAACCCAACGTCCAGGACAAGCAGTAAGACAATTAAGTAAAGCTGAATTTTGGCAACAAAAGCGAGCGAGAATTCCTGAAAAACAAATTGCCTTAACTTCTGGACTTGATGAAGCACAAGCACAAGAATTTTCCCAACTGCGGCGGAAAACAGTACATACAGAACCTTATTTTGACTATGACACCTTAGTACCGGGTGCTGTAGAAGCATTAGCCAAAATTCAAGCAGCCGGAGTTGACTTAGCAGTTATGACTATGCGGCGAGTTTGGGAATTAGACTTTGCCTTTCAAAAATTTGATTTAGGCAGATTTTTCCCCGAAAATCGTCGTTATTGTCTGAGCAACGACTATATTAAAACCCGTGATATTGAAGATAAGCCATTGTTAATGGCCAAAGCCTTAAAAGAACTGTCTTTCGTTAGCGATACCTGGATGGTGGGAGACACAGAAGCCGATATCACTGCCGCTAAAACCCATAACATTAAAGTTATGGCTGTAGAATCTGGTATCCGCGATCGCGCTCAACTAGAACTATACCGCCCCGATTTGATTGTTCCTAATTTAAGTTCAGCCGTAGCTCTGATTTTAGAAAAGAGTACTTTAACCCTCAGATAA
- a CDS encoding CPP1-like family protein, with translation MSDQNPYDKLGVSEEASFDEIQDARNRLLEQHSGDAKALELIEASYDAILMDRLRMRQEGKIKVPERIRFPELRVQFPPKEVSTPREQSPAWLQRLLDQPTTADVLLPGAWYLGLSAIGIFYPASGDQVLQLALVVGVGVSVYFLNRKEGKFGRAVLLTLIGLILGLIIGGLIASGLPQIGLVGLNPEQFSTVFTFILLWLISSFLR, from the coding sequence ATGAGCGATCAAAATCCCTACGACAAACTTGGGGTGTCCGAAGAAGCTAGCTTTGATGAGATTCAGGATGCTCGCAATCGCCTATTGGAGCAACACAGTGGCGATGCTAAGGCTCTGGAACTCATTGAAGCGTCTTATGATGCGATTTTAATGGATCGGTTACGGATGCGTCAGGAAGGCAAAATCAAAGTACCTGAGCGAATCCGTTTCCCAGAACTACGAGTCCAATTTCCTCCTAAAGAAGTTTCAACTCCTCGTGAACAGTCGCCTGCATGGCTACAGAGGCTATTAGATCAGCCAACAACGGCAGATGTACTGTTACCAGGTGCTTGGTATTTAGGTTTGAGTGCTATTGGTATTTTCTATCCCGCCTCTGGTGATCAAGTTTTACAGTTGGCGTTGGTGGTTGGGGTAGGTGTTAGTGTTTACTTTCTTAATCGTAAAGAAGGTAAGTTTGGTAGAGCCGTTTTGTTAACGCTGATTGGTCTGATATTAGGCTTGATTATTGGCGGATTGATTGCAAGCGGTTTACCACAAATCGGTTTGGTGGGGTTAAATCCTGAGCAATTTTCTACGGTGTTCACATTTATATTATTGTGGTTAATTAGTAGCTTTCTGCGGTAA
- a CDS encoding response regulator transcription factor, which produces MAPAKILVVDDDPAVRNLIQRFLIKQNYQVEAAEDGKTALALFEQFNPDLVILDVNLPDVIGFNLCQEMQSRNGVFVLMLTSRADEADKIRGFAKGADDYLTKPFGLGELEVRVAAILRRQRVVTTAEQKRLVFEKLMIDPVRREVTLNSLPVPLTALEFDLLHFLASHPGRVWRRAELIQEVWDYEYVGDQRVVDVHIGQIRKKIEADASQPALIQTVRGVGYKFECPTHSPQLETNP; this is translated from the coding sequence ATGGCTCCTGCCAAGATTCTTGTAGTTGATGACGACCCTGCGGTTCGCAACTTAATCCAACGCTTTTTGATTAAGCAGAACTATCAGGTGGAGGCGGCTGAGGATGGTAAAACAGCCTTGGCGCTATTCGAGCAATTTAACCCTGACTTGGTAATTTTAGACGTAAACTTACCAGACGTAATCGGGTTCAACCTCTGCCAAGAGATGCAAAGTCGTAATGGTGTGTTTGTTCTCATGCTCACTAGCCGTGCGGATGAAGCTGACAAGATTCGCGGCTTTGCTAAAGGTGCTGATGACTATCTCACCAAGCCATTTGGTCTAGGAGAGTTAGAAGTCAGAGTCGCCGCGATTTTACGGCGACAACGGGTTGTGACAACAGCAGAACAAAAACGCCTAGTTTTTGAAAAACTGATGATTGATCCCGTTCGGCGGGAAGTGACATTAAACAGCCTACCAGTACCTCTAACAGCATTAGAATTTGACTTACTGCATTTTTTAGCCAGTCATCCTGGACGAGTTTGGCGACGCGCCGAACTCATTCAAGAGGTTTGGGACTATGAATATGTTGGCGACCAACGGGTTGTCGATGTACATATCGGTCAAATTCGGAAGAAAATTGAAGCTGATGCCAGTCAACCAGCATTAATTCAAACTGTACGCGGCGTAGGTTATAAATTTGAATGTCCTACTCATTCACCGCAATTGGAAACTAACCCTTGA
- a CDS encoding DUF2811 domain-containing protein produces the protein MNTKVSIFTEIPETLHESLKTYLETHPDWDQTRVLTAALSLFLLQNGDSDRRAARVYLETLFHNC, from the coding sequence ATGAACACAAAGGTGAGCATTTTTACGGAAATTCCCGAAACACTCCATGAATCGCTCAAAACTTATTTAGAAACTCACCCTGATTGGGATCAAACCCGTGTGTTAACAGCAGCTTTGTCACTGTTTTTACTCCAAAATGGGGATAGCGATCGCCGTGCGGCTCGTGTTTATTTAGAAACTTTATTCCACAACTGCTAG
- the hisIE gene encoding bifunctional phosphoribosyl-AMP cyclohydrolase/phosphoribosyl-ATP diphosphatase HisIE yields the protein MFSTEPNSFRHAIPVEEIRYDERGLVAAIVQDYLDGTVLMMAWMNRESLQKTLDTGETWFWSRSRQELWHKGGTSGHIQKVQSIRYDCDSDALLIGVEQIGDIACHTGERSCFHQVDGKIQLPPADTLSQVFQVICDRRDHPTESSYTCKLFAGGDNKILKKIGEESAEVVMAFKDDEPEAIAGEVADLLYHTLVALAHHQVDLKAVYRKLQERRR from the coding sequence ATGTTTTCTACCGAACCAAATTCATTCCGTCACGCTATTCCCGTTGAAGAGATTCGCTACGACGAACGGGGTTTGGTAGCGGCCATTGTGCAGGACTATTTGGATGGCACAGTCTTGATGATGGCTTGGATGAATCGGGAATCGTTACAAAAGACTTTGGACACTGGAGAAACTTGGTTTTGGAGTCGTTCGCGTCAAGAGTTATGGCATAAGGGCGGGACTTCGGGACATATTCAAAAAGTACAGAGCATTCGCTATGACTGTGATAGTGATGCTTTGTTAATTGGGGTGGAGCAAATCGGAGATATTGCTTGTCATACAGGTGAGCGCAGTTGTTTTCATCAAGTAGATGGCAAAATTCAACTACCACCAGCCGATACATTATCTCAGGTGTTTCAGGTGATTTGCGATCGCCGCGACCACCCCACAGAAAGTTCTTATACCTGCAAGTTATTCGCAGGCGGTGATAACAAGATTTTGAAAAAGATTGGTGAAGAATCGGCTGAGGTGGTGATGGCTTTTAAGGATGATGAGCCAGAAGCCATTGCAGGTGAGGTTGCGGATTTGCTCTATCACACCTTGGTTGCTTTGGCTCATCATCAAGTTGATTTAAAGGCTGTATATCGAAAACTGCAAGAACGGAGACGTTAA
- a CDS encoding ChaB family protein: MLYKSNEDLPLEIRTRLSEAYQELYRAAFNSALHWYGEASKAHQVALSAVRMQSAMDRNVVVSG; encoded by the coding sequence ATGTTGTATAAGTCCAATGAAGACTTGCCTTTAGAAATCCGAACTCGGTTATCTGAGGCATACCAGGAACTTTACCGTGCAGCGTTTAACTCGGCTCTCCATTGGTATGGTGAAGCATCGAAAGCTCACCAAGTGGCGCTAAGTGCTGTGAGGATGCAGTCTGCAATGGACAGAAATGTTGTTGTTTCAGGCTAG
- the hemL gene encoding glutamate-1-semialdehyde 2,1-aminomutase, which produces MVNTTIKTTKSQEIFAAAQNLMPGGVSSPVRAFKSVGGQPIVFDHVKGAYIWDVDGNQYIDYVGTWGPAICGHTHPEVIAALHEALEKGTSFGAPSVLENVLAEMVIDAVPSIEMVRFVNSGTEACMAVLRLMRAFTNREKIIKFEGCYHGHADMFLVKAGSGVATLGLPDSPGVPKSATSSTLTAPFNDLEAVKALFEENRDQIAGVILEPVVGNAGFIPPDAGFLEGLRELTHEHGALLVFDEVMTGFRIAYGGAQEKFGITPDLTTLGKVIGGGLPVGAYGGRRDIMSMIAPAGPVYQAGTLSGNPLAMTAGIKTLELLQKPGTYEYLDQITQKLAAGLLQIAQETGHAACGGQISAMFGLFFTSGPVHNYEDAKKSDTAKFGRFHRGMLERGVYLAPSQFEAGFTSLAHTEEDIEQTLAVAREVLSSL; this is translated from the coding sequence TTGGTAAACACCACAATTAAAACCACAAAATCACAAGAAATTTTCGCCGCCGCCCAAAACCTCATGCCGGGAGGAGTGAGTTCTCCTGTCAGAGCATTTAAATCTGTCGGTGGTCAACCCATAGTTTTTGACCATGTTAAAGGCGCATACATCTGGGATGTTGATGGCAACCAATACATCGACTATGTAGGCACTTGGGGGCCTGCTATTTGCGGACACACTCATCCAGAAGTGATCGCAGCACTTCATGAAGCTTTAGAAAAAGGTACAAGTTTTGGTGCGCCATCAGTTCTGGAAAACGTACTCGCAGAAATGGTGATTGATGCTGTTCCAAGCATCGAAATGGTCAGATTTGTCAACTCTGGCACAGAAGCTTGTATGGCAGTTTTGCGGCTGATGCGGGCTTTTACCAATCGTGAGAAAATCATCAAATTTGAAGGCTGTTACCACGGACATGCTGATATGTTCTTGGTTAAAGCTGGTTCTGGTGTAGCCACCCTTGGTTTACCCGACTCCCCAGGAGTACCAAAATCAGCAACTAGCAGCACCCTAACAGCTCCTTTCAATGACCTGGAAGCCGTCAAAGCCTTGTTTGAAGAAAACCGCGACCAGATTGCTGGTGTCATTCTAGAGCCAGTGGTTGGGAATGCTGGGTTTATTCCTCCTGATGCTGGGTTTTTAGAAGGTCTACGGGAACTCACCCATGAGCATGGAGCTTTATTAGTATTTGATGAAGTCATGACGGGTTTCCGGATCGCTTATGGTGGCGCTCAAGAGAAATTTGGCATTACTCCCGATTTGACAACACTAGGTAAAGTTATCGGTGGTGGTTTACCAGTCGGAGCTTATGGAGGACGGCGGGATATTATGTCCATGATCGCTCCTGCTGGCCCTGTGTATCAGGCTGGTACTCTTTCCGGGAACCCATTGGCGATGACAGCTGGGATTAAAACCCTGGAATTGCTACAAAAACCTGGTACTTATGAGTATCTTGACCAAATTACGCAAAAATTAGCCGCCGGTTTACTGCAAATTGCTCAAGAAACTGGTCACGCTGCTTGTGGTGGTCAGATTAGCGCCATGTTTGGCTTATTCTTTACTTCTGGGCCTGTTCATAACTATGAAGATGCCAAAAAGTCAGATACTGCCAAATTTGGGCGTTTTCATCGCGGAATGTTAGAACGTGGTGTTTATTTAGCACCTTCTCAGTTTGAGGCTGGCTTTACTTCTTTGGCACATACTGAGGAAGATATTGAGCAGACTCTTGCTGTGGCACGGGAAGTATTGTCTAGTTTGTAA
- a CDS encoding serine/threonine-protein kinase produces the protein MSYCLNPTCPNPENVVYSQRCQSCGSRLLLRDRYRVSKPLGQGGFGATFLAQDEALPGEPSCVIKQLRPSGNAPHVLQMARELFEREARTLGKIGNHPQVPRLLDYFEEQEQFYLVQEYISGATLQQEVKANGVLTEVGVKQFLSEMLPVLQYIHEQKVIHRDIKPANLIRRTQDARMVLIDFGAVKNHVTQAAPSQSGHTALTAYAIGTPGFAPPEQMAMRPVYASDIYALGVTCIYLLTSKTPKDLDYNPTTGEMMWEHLVHVSDHLTGVLRKMLDVSVRNRYQSAAEVLRALEMEPYLDSLAKSLLVKSENNSKEKTPQRGENSAILCSNPSAVGGNATGVAQVAAAIRARRAKIAEAAASDQGGMRAASVGKPGMLPNSHSNSASNQQSKAGRRLDSQTLLTAYLKGRRDFALHNLNFLNLQGSELSETNFHSAQLQSTNLQGANLHNSDFGRASLTRANLRDANLSKAYFNHADLEGADLRGADLSYAHLSNANLRGANLCGANLTGAKILDEQLALAKTNWMTVRPNGKRGLL, from the coding sequence ATGAGCTACTGCTTAAATCCAACCTGTCCCAATCCAGAAAATGTGGTATATAGCCAAAGGTGTCAGTCTTGCGGCTCGCGCCTACTGCTGCGCGATCGCTATCGGGTGAGTAAACCGTTAGGTCAAGGAGGCTTTGGCGCAACCTTTCTGGCTCAAGATGAAGCTTTACCAGGAGAACCAAGTTGCGTCATCAAGCAACTACGACCATCAGGAAACGCACCCCATGTTTTGCAAATGGCGCGAGAACTCTTTGAGCGTGAAGCCAGAACATTAGGTAAAATTGGTAACCATCCTCAAGTCCCCAGATTACTGGACTATTTTGAAGAACAGGAACAATTCTATTTAGTTCAGGAATACATTAGCGGTGCTACCTTGCAACAGGAAGTCAAAGCTAATGGTGTATTGACTGAAGTTGGTGTGAAACAGTTTTTGAGTGAGATGTTACCTGTACTGCAATACATCCATGAGCAGAAGGTAATTCACCGTGATATCAAACCAGCCAACTTAATTCGTCGCACCCAAGATGCCAGAATGGTGCTAATTGACTTTGGTGCGGTGAAAAACCACGTCACTCAAGCTGCGCCGAGTCAATCAGGGCATACTGCCCTAACCGCCTACGCAATTGGTACCCCTGGCTTTGCACCTCCAGAACAAATGGCGATGCGTCCGGTTTACGCAAGTGATATCTATGCCCTCGGAGTAACTTGTATTTATTTGCTCACCAGCAAAACTCCTAAAGATTTAGATTACAATCCCACCACAGGGGAAATGATGTGGGAACATTTGGTGCATGTGAGTGATCACTTGACAGGTGTGTTGCGAAAAATGTTAGATGTTTCTGTCCGCAATCGCTACCAGTCAGCAGCAGAAGTTCTCAGAGCATTAGAAATGGAGCCTTACTTGGATAGTTTGGCTAAAAGCTTGCTAGTAAAATCTGAAAATAATTCTAAAGAAAAAACACCGCAGCGTGGAGAGAACTCGGCAATTTTATGCAGCAATCCTTCCGCAGTTGGGGGTAATGCGACAGGAGTAGCACAGGTAGCCGCCGCAATTCGCGCCCGCAGAGCAAAAATTGCCGAGGCTGCTGCTTCTGATCAAGGTGGAATGCGTGCAGCCTCTGTAGGTAAACCCGGAATGTTACCTAACAGTCATAGTAATAGTGCAAGTAATCAACAATCTAAAGCTGGACGCAGATTAGATAGCCAAACTTTATTAACAGCCTATCTCAAGGGAAGACGAGATTTTGCCTTACACAATTTAAACTTTCTCAATCTCCAAGGTAGTGAATTGTCAGAAACCAATTTTCATTCGGCTCAACTGCAAAGCACTAATCTTCAAGGCGCAAATCTTCACAACAGTGACTTTGGTAGGGCTAGTCTCACTCGCGCCAATCTCAGAGATGCAAATTTAAGCAAAGCTTATTTCAACCATGCTGATTTAGAAGGAGCAGATTTACGGGGTGCTGATCTCAGCTACGCCCATCTGAGTAATGCTAATCTCCGAGGCGCTAATTTATGTGGTGCTAATCTGACTGGTGCCAAAATTTTAGATGAGCAACTGGCTCTAGCCAAAACTAATTGGATGACAGTACGCCCGAATGGTAAACGTGGTTTATTGTAA
- a CDS encoding FHA domain-containing protein → MTDISKSNLFILKASAKIADFQSKEIERRLSLYQVFVKLYEHHSGLLDDILQMEGRSLPGVTGLNTSYVQGVVDDEKVYLVTNLAENQTQTLLQPQRIWTIGRDRHCGICINDKYLSRRHAAIQYDEDGFYLVDFKSTNGSFVNGERVYETMKLKEGDRIRIGSLSFYFFYNQTSRILPTVAVELLMQLSSRKNCNLDDTLSHVAPGKYLPEITDKAVPFTKNLGLDYQHSHDGFSTEQKSDILDRFFSRVTPS, encoded by the coding sequence ATGACCGACATCAGCAAATCAAATCTATTCATACTAAAAGCTTCAGCTAAAATCGCTGACTTTCAAAGTAAAGAGATAGAAAGAAGACTAAGTTTATATCAAGTATTTGTCAAGTTGTACGAACACCATAGTGGACTTCTAGATGACATTCTTCAGATGGAAGGCCGTTCATTGCCTGGTGTGACAGGGTTAAATACAAGCTATGTGCAGGGTGTAGTAGATGATGAGAAGGTTTACTTGGTAACTAATTTGGCTGAAAATCAAACCCAGACTTTACTACAACCGCAGCGAATTTGGACAATTGGACGCGATCGCCACTGTGGTATCTGTATTAATGATAAATACCTATCTCGTCGTCATGCTGCCATCCAATATGATGAAGACGGGTTTTACCTAGTCGATTTTAAAAGTACGAATGGTTCCTTTGTGAATGGCGAACGTGTTTATGAAACAATGAAACTCAAAGAAGGCGATCGCATCCGTATCGGTAGTCTGAGTTTTTATTTTTTCTATAATCAGACTTCTCGCATTTTACCGACGGTAGCTGTTGAGTTACTGATGCAGCTTTCATCTCGCAAAAACTGCAACTTAGATGATACCTTAAGTCATGTTGCGCCCGGAAAATACCTACCTGAAATTACTGATAAAGCTGTTCCATTTACCAAAAACCTTGGTTTAGACTATCAACATAGCCATGATGGTTTTAGTACAGAACAGAAATCAGACATCTTAGATAGATTTTTCAGCCGAGTTACGCCTTCTTAG
- the recA gene encoding recombinase RecA, whose amino-acid sequence MAINTDNSGKQKALNMVLNQIERSFGKGAIMRLGDATRMRVETISTGALTLDLALGGGLPKGRVIEIYGPESSGKTTVALHALAEVQKQGGIAAFVDAEHALDPTYAAALGVDIENLLVSQPDTGEAALEIVDQLVRSSAVDIVVIDSVAALVPRAEIEGDMGDAHVGLQARLMSQALRKITGNIGKSGCTVIFINQLRQKIGVTYGSPETTTGGNALKFYASVRLDIRRIQTLKKGTDEFGNRVKVKVAKNKVAPPFRVAEFDIIFGKGVSILGCLVDIAEETGVLTRKGAWYSYNGDNISQGRDNAIKYLEEKPEFAEQIKQQVRQKLDMGAVVSANSVAKASEDEEEEYEEEE is encoded by the coding sequence ATGGCTATCAACACTGACAATTCCGGTAAGCAAAAAGCCCTGAATATGGTACTCAACCAGATTGAGCGCAGCTTCGGTAAAGGTGCTATTATGCGCCTGGGCGATGCAACCCGGATGCGGGTGGAGACAATTTCCACAGGCGCACTCACCTTAGATTTAGCCCTGGGTGGTGGTTTACCCAAAGGGCGGGTAATTGAGATTTATGGCCCAGAAAGTTCTGGTAAAACCACAGTCGCCCTACACGCCCTCGCCGAAGTGCAGAAACAAGGTGGAATTGCGGCCTTTGTGGATGCGGAACACGCCCTAGACCCTACTTATGCGGCGGCTTTAGGTGTAGATATCGAGAATTTACTGGTTTCTCAACCTGATACTGGAGAAGCAGCTTTAGAAATTGTTGATCAACTGGTGCGCTCATCTGCCGTTGACATTGTAGTTATTGACTCAGTAGCAGCACTAGTTCCCCGCGCTGAAATCGAAGGCGATATGGGAGACGCACACGTTGGTTTACAAGCACGTTTGATGAGCCAAGCCCTCCGTAAAATCACGGGTAATATTGGTAAATCTGGTTGTACAGTAATTTTCATCAACCAATTACGGCAAAAGATTGGTGTCACCTACGGTAGCCCAGAAACTACAACTGGTGGTAATGCGTTGAAGTTTTATGCTTCTGTGCGTTTAGATATTCGTCGCATTCAAACCTTGAAAAAAGGAACTGATGAATTTGGGAACCGCGTTAAGGTAAAAGTTGCTAAAAACAAAGTTGCACCACCTTTTAGAGTGGCAGAATTTGACATTATTTTCGGTAAGGGAGTGTCAATTTTAGGTTGTTTGGTTGATATAGCCGAAGAAACAGGTGTTTTAACTCGTAAAGGTGCTTGGTATAGTTACAACGGCGACAACATTTCGCAAGGTAGAGATAACGCGATTAAATATTTAGAAGAAAAACCAGAATTCGCCGAACAAATTAAACAACAGGTGCGCCAAAAACTTGATATGGGCGCGGTTGTTTCTGCTAATTCTGTAGCTAAAGCCAGTGAAGATGAGGAAGAAGAATACGAAGAGGAAGAATAG